In one window of Chryseobacterium viscerum DNA:
- a CDS encoding winged helix-turn-helix transcriptional regulator, producing the protein MNFNEFKNCGLRRSLDILSGKWKPLILHNLFEEDQVRFVELWRNMPRVSKKVLSEQLKQLEEDLIIERIEVYNFPPEVYYKLTEKGQKLGPILSELHLWGNGLR; encoded by the coding sequence ATGAATTTTAATGAATTTAAAAATTGTGGATTAAGACGAAGCCTGGATATTCTTTCGGGTAAATGGAAACCGCTGATCCTGCACAACCTCTTTGAAGAAGATCAGGTGCGTTTTGTGGAACTTTGGCGAAATATGCCCCGGGTTTCCAAGAAAGTACTTTCAGAGCAATTGAAACAGCTTGAAGAAGATCTTATTATTGAACGGATTGAAGTCTACAATTTTCCGCCTGAAGTGTATTACAAATTAACCGAAAAAGGTCAAAAACTGGGTCCTATTCTTTCTGAGCTTCATTTGTGGGGTAATGGACTGAGGTAA
- the bioA gene encoding adenosylmethionine--8-amino-7-oxononanoate transaminase — MNTITKEISLQQRDKAVNWHPYTQMKTADDIIPIVKGKGVYLYDNEGNQYLDVISSWWVTLHGHSHPYIAQRVFEQLNTLEQVIFAGFTHEPAVKLSENLLKLLPAGQEKVFYSDNGSTAVEVALKMCIQYAYNKEKKKTKILAFKNAYHGDTFGAMSVSGKSFWTRPFESMLFEVVFIDTPNAENLESLRLQIKELADEVACFIYEPLVQGAAGMLMYKAEDLSQLMKFCREEGILMIQDEVFTGFGRTGKLFAADYLTEIPDIMCFSKGLTGGTMPMGITTCSDEIYNAFLSDDRHKTLFHGHSFTANPLACTAALASMELLLTSETQMNINRITHQHSEFVKAIALHPHVEKVRQIGTILAFDFKTGNGTSYFNEIGKKLYNEFLQRGIIMRPLGNVIYLVPPYCITSEELDFVYQNIMEVLDQFRN, encoded by the coding sequence ATGAATACAATAACAAAAGAAATCAGCCTGCAACAGAGAGATAAAGCTGTCAACTGGCATCCCTATACGCAGATGAAAACAGCTGATGATATTATTCCCATTGTAAAGGGAAAAGGAGTTTACCTTTATGATAATGAAGGAAACCAATATCTGGATGTCATTTCATCATGGTGGGTAACGCTGCACGGGCATTCACACCCTTATATTGCACAACGTGTTTTTGAGCAGTTGAATACACTGGAACAGGTGATTTTCGCAGGATTTACCCATGAACCTGCTGTAAAGCTTTCGGAAAATTTACTCAAACTTCTTCCGGCTGGCCAGGAGAAAGTTTTTTATTCGGACAATGGTTCTACAGCAGTAGAAGTTGCTTTAAAAATGTGCATTCAATATGCATACAATAAAGAGAAAAAGAAGACGAAGATTTTAGCTTTTAAAAATGCCTACCATGGGGATACTTTCGGGGCCATGTCTGTAAGTGGAAAGAGTTTCTGGACAAGACCTTTCGAAAGCATGCTGTTTGAAGTTGTGTTTATTGACACACCCAATGCAGAAAACCTGGAAAGCCTTCGGTTGCAGATTAAAGAGCTTGCTGATGAAGTAGCCTGTTTTATCTATGAGCCTTTAGTTCAAGGGGCTGCAGGAATGTTAATGTATAAAGCTGAAGATCTTAGCCAGCTGATGAAATTTTGCAGAGAAGAAGGCATTCTTATGATCCAGGATGAAGTTTTTACAGGGTTTGGAAGAACCGGTAAGCTTTTCGCAGCAGATTATCTTACAGAAATCCCCGATATTATGTGTTTTTCAAAAGGACTTACCGGAGGAACCATGCCTATGGGAATCACGACCTGTTCTGATGAGATTTACAATGCCTTTCTTTCTGACGACCGTCATAAAACCTTATTTCACGGGCATTCGTTTACGGCTAATCCTTTAGCCTGTACAGCGGCTCTTGCCAGTATGGAATTACTACTTACAAGTGAAACTCAAATGAATATCAACCGCATTACTCATCAACATTCTGAGTTTGTGAAGGCAATTGCTTTACATCCTCATGTAGAAAAGGTTCGACAGATCGGAACTATTTTAGCGTTCGATTTTAAAACCGGGAATGGTACTTCTTATTTCAATGAAATAGGGAAGAAGCTTTACAATGAATTCTTACAGAGAGGGATTATCATGAGGCCGTTGGGAAATGTAATCTATCTGGTTCCGCCATATTGTATTACCTCCGAAGAATTGGATTTTGTATATCAGAATATTATGGAAGTTCTGGATCAGTTTAGAAATTAA
- a CDS encoding MFS transporter encodes MSTTLEKGQTINFFRATTPIIISVFGVYLTIGIALGVLPGFVQNILGFDSIIVGFVIGLQSLSTLLTRAYSGKITDTRGAKKSKMSGVVLAVIAGIVYVLAVLFQANPLMALVFLLLARIIHGVGESFLVTGALTWGIGLAGHFNSGKVMTWNGIAMYAGIAIGAPVSIWLSKEYNILPAFILIALLPLVSWLSTAKLPSITVDKDHVRTPFYKVIGAISGQGLSLAFSSMAFGCIASFIALFFSQKSWGDASLAFMIFGICYVLTRIFFASFPDKYGGFKIALISLIIEVAGQLLIWTSVSKTLAVIGCGLTGVGFSLVFPALGVLAIQKVKPQMRGTALGAYVAFVDLSLGMVGPIAGLIAGWFDYQTVYLFGGISCIIAMIILLFNKK; translated from the coding sequence ATGAGTACAACATTAGAAAAAGGACAGACTATTAATTTTTTCCGGGCAACCACTCCCATTATCATTTCGGTATTTGGGGTTTACCTTACCATAGGAATTGCATTGGGAGTACTTCCTGGGTTTGTTCAGAATATATTAGGTTTTGACAGCATTATTGTGGGGTTTGTCATTGGCCTGCAGTCACTGTCAACACTTTTAACCCGTGCTTATTCCGGAAAAATTACAGATACCAGAGGAGCTAAGAAAAGTAAAATGTCCGGTGTGGTATTAGCTGTTATTGCCGGGATTGTTTATGTACTGGCGGTATTATTTCAGGCTAATCCGCTGATGGCACTTGTCTTTCTGTTGCTGGCAAGGATTATCCATGGTGTTGGTGAAAGTTTTCTGGTTACCGGAGCATTAACGTGGGGAATTGGGCTGGCAGGACATTTTAACTCCGGGAAAGTAATGACATGGAACGGTATTGCCATGTATGCAGGAATTGCAATCGGAGCACCTGTAAGTATCTGGTTGAGTAAAGAATACAACATACTGCCTGCTTTTATCCTTATAGCCTTACTTCCGCTTGTAAGCTGGCTTTCTACTGCAAAGCTTCCTTCTATTACTGTAGATAAAGATCATGTGCGAACACCTTTTTACAAAGTAATCGGCGCAATATCAGGCCAAGGACTGAGTCTTGCTTTTTCATCAATGGCATTTGGATGTATTGCTTCTTTTATTGCTTTATTTTTCTCACAAAAGAGTTGGGGTGACGCTTCACTTGCCTTTATGATTTTCGGAATATGTTACGTTCTTACCCGAATTTTCTTTGCTTCATTTCCTGATAAATACGGAGGTTTTAAGATTGCTTTGATCTCTCTGATCATCGAAGTAGCAGGACAGCTGCTGATCTGGACATCTGTTTCCAAAACATTAGCCGTTATTGGATGTGGATTGACAGGGGTTGGATTTTCATTGGTCTTTCCGGCTTTAGGAGTTCTTGCCATTCAAAAAGTAAAACCACAAATGAGAGGAACAGCATTGGGAGCATATGTAGCATTCGTTGACCTTTCATTAGGAATGGTAGGCCCCATTGCAGGATTAATTGCCGGCTGGTTTGATTATCAGACTGTATACCTGTTCGGAGGAATCAGCTGTATAATTGCAATGATTATTTTACTATTTAATAAAAAATAA
- a CDS encoding Crp/Fnr family transcriptional regulator: MQELLTSYIKNRISVTDKELETILSYFRLIQLKKNEMLLSNGQNSQRTFFVVNGCLRIFFINEEGQDSTRYFAFENQFATALTSFITSEPSEEFIEAVEDSEVYYISHKNFYHLLEIIPQWEKFYRIYLETAYVNNTKRLMSFLIQDALEKYRQLLDENPVVVRRLSNKLVASYLNISQETLSRLKSRL; the protein is encoded by the coding sequence ATGCAGGAACTTTTAACGTCATATATTAAAAACAGAATATCGGTCACGGATAAAGAATTGGAAACTATTCTCTCTTATTTCAGACTTATCCAATTAAAAAAGAATGAAATGCTCCTTTCCAATGGACAAAATAGCCAGAGAACATTTTTTGTAGTGAATGGCTGCCTCCGTATATTTTTCATCAATGAAGAAGGGCAGGATTCCACCAGATATTTTGCCTTTGAAAATCAATTTGCCACTGCACTTACCAGTTTTATTACTTCTGAACCCTCTGAGGAATTTATTGAAGCCGTAGAGGATTCAGAAGTATATTATATTAGCCATAAGAATTTTTATCACCTTCTGGAAATTATCCCGCAATGGGAAAAATTTTACAGAATATATCTGGAAACAGCTTATGTGAACAATACCAAAAGGCTGATGTCTTTCCTTATACAGGATGCTCTTGAAAAATACCGCCAGCTTCTGGATGAAAATCCGGTTGTCGTAAGAAGACTTTCTAACAAATTGGTGGCTTCTTACCTTAATATTTCTCAGGAAACACTAAGCAGACTAAAGTCCAGGCTTTAA
- a CDS encoding CynX/NimT family MFS transporter, with amino-acid sequence MMKNEVKKNASYVLLIINVLVVILISSNLRSPIVAVAPVLGEIRDALKLDNFQVSMLTSIPLFMFAACSVLVSKFSNKLGISTLLIYSLIILSFGLFLRISGSLWLLFLGSIFIGLGICIGNVVTPGYVKNNFPKQIGLMTGIFAVSMNLTAALASGFSVKIGELTGFGWKGSLGIWLVIAALGFLVLSLEFIFNKRNPNQPKTALSTSDFNMFKSAQAWNISIFMGLQSLFYYCLVAWLPSFLADFHMQGESSGWVFFVIQITMIPVTFCCPIIASKMKDQRLMILFICALMFGSTMMFVFMKSQWIYVNAVIIGISNGLSFSLSILFFSTRTKSSINAVKISGMAQSVGYLIAAFGPPLFGKLHDWDISWNSSFYLLSFAVLLMLYFGMKAARNKFVED; translated from the coding sequence ATGATGAAGAATGAAGTAAAAAAGAATGCTTCGTATGTTTTATTAATCATTAACGTTCTTGTAGTTATATTAATTTCCAGTAACCTCCGTTCACCCATTGTGGCAGTAGCCCCTGTATTAGGAGAGATAAGAGATGCATTGAAACTGGATAATTTTCAGGTAAGTATGCTAACCTCTATTCCACTGTTTATGTTTGCTGCATGTTCTGTGCTGGTAAGTAAGTTTTCTAATAAACTAGGTATCAGTACACTTCTAATATATTCTCTTATTATTTTAAGTTTTGGTTTATTTTTACGAATCAGCGGTTCTCTTTGGCTATTGTTTTTAGGGTCTATATTCATTGGCTTAGGAATATGTATCGGAAATGTGGTCACCCCGGGATATGTTAAAAATAATTTTCCGAAGCAGATTGGCCTCATGACAGGAATTTTTGCAGTATCCATGAATCTTACAGCGGCTTTGGCTTCTGGTTTCAGTGTGAAAATCGGGGAACTCACCGGGTTTGGATGGAAAGGTTCCCTGGGAATCTGGCTGGTGATTGCAGCACTAGGCTTTCTGGTTTTATCATTGGAGTTCATATTTAATAAAAGAAATCCGAATCAGCCCAAAACGGCACTCAGTACTTCTGATTTTAATATGTTTAAATCTGCCCAGGCATGGAACATCAGTATTTTTATGGGGCTGCAGTCTTTATTCTATTATTGTCTGGTGGCCTGGCTGCCTTCATTTCTTGCAGATTTTCATATGCAGGGGGAAAGCTCCGGATGGGTTTTCTTTGTAATCCAGATTACCATGATTCCTGTGACGTTCTGCTGTCCGATTATTGCCAGCAAGATGAAAGATCAGAGACTTATGATTCTTTTTATATGTGCTCTGATGTTTGGAAGTACAATGATGTTTGTTTTCATGAAATCTCAGTGGATCTATGTAAATGCTGTTATTATAGGTATTTCTAATGGATTATCTTTCAGCCTGTCAATTCTGTTTTTTTCTACGAGAACGAAAAGCAGTATCAATGCAGTTAAGATATCGGGAATGGCACAGTCTGTAGGATACCTGATTGCGGCATTTGGGCCTCCTTTATTTGGAAAACTTCATGATTGGGATATTTCCTGGAACAGTTCATTTTATTTGTTAAGCTTTGCGGTATTACTGATGTTGTATTTTGGAATGAAAGCTGCGAGAAACAAATTTGTAGAAGACTAA
- the bioB gene encoding biotin synthase BioB: MDTKTTLRNNWTKEEIEEIYHLPLMELIYKAATIHREWHDPSEVQISTLLSIKTGGCPEDCSYCGQAARYHTNIKVQALLPTETVIAHAQKAKDSGSSRFCMAAAWREVRNNRDFDRVIDMVKGVNDLGLEVCCTLGMLTEEQAIRLQEAGLYAYNHNLDTSEQYYEEIISTRTFDNRINTINNVRKAGITVCSGGIIGLGETHRDRISMLLTLATMPKHPESVPINALARVAGTPLEDNEKVDTWEMVRMIATARIVMPSSMVRLSAGRIEMSETEQAWCFMAGANSIFTGERETLLVTPNPGVSEDMQMLQTLGLKPMMKKETCC, translated from the coding sequence ATGGATACAAAAACAACATTGAGAAACAACTGGACTAAAGAAGAAATTGAGGAAATTTATCACCTTCCTCTGATGGAACTGATCTATAAAGCAGCCACTATACACCGCGAATGGCATGATCCTTCTGAAGTACAGATTTCTACACTGTTATCTATCAAAACCGGCGGATGCCCTGAGGACTGTTCATACTGCGGACAGGCAGCCCGTTATCATACCAATATCAAAGTACAGGCTTTATTACCTACAGAAACGGTAATTGCCCATGCACAAAAAGCAAAAGATTCCGGGTCTTCCAGATTCTGTATGGCTGCGGCATGGCGAGAAGTTCGTAATAATCGGGATTTTGACAGGGTAATTGATATGGTGAAAGGTGTAAATGATCTTGGTCTGGAAGTTTGCTGTACACTGGGAATGCTTACCGAAGAACAGGCGATTAGACTTCAGGAAGCTGGATTATATGCTTACAATCACAACCTTGATACTTCTGAGCAATATTATGAAGAAATCATCTCTACCAGAACTTTTGACAACAGAATCAATACGATAAATAATGTAAGAAAAGCAGGGATCACAGTATGTTCCGGAGGAATTATCGGACTTGGTGAAACCCACAGAGACAGAATTTCAATGCTTCTGACGTTGGCAACGATGCCAAAACATCCGGAATCTGTTCCTATCAATGCATTAGCAAGAGTAGCGGGAACACCTTTAGAGGATAATGAAAAAGTAGACACGTGGGAAATGGTAAGAATGATCGCTACAGCAAGAATTGTAATGCCTTCTTCTATGGTAAGATTAAGTGCCGGCCGTATAGAAATGTCTGAAACAGAACAGGCATGGTGCTTTATGGCAGGTGCCAATTCTATTTTCACAGGAGAAAGAGAAACCTTACTGGTGACGCCTAATCCGGGAGTTTCTGAAGATATGCAGATGCTGCAGACATTAGGGTTGAAACCTATGATGAAAAAAGAAACATGCTGCTAG
- a CDS encoding siderophore-interacting protein — translation MENSLISQVKETKKIRSVFIIKNKQYLTPHLIRVIFEIDENQAELLANVRSGSNNKIFIPAEEGSSPLIRTYTNRKIDLENRELSIDFVAHGDNGPASAWALQANPGDSLEIGMKESTRPLVPDADFYLLAGDATALPVICAIAEQFPPYVSAKILLEVAGKEDELILCSAADISIEWLHNPHPEKGSRLSEAVKSVQFPPGVLKEYVYIAAEYTTVHELRNYFKTTLEWDPHGLYICSYWKAVKAENS, via the coding sequence ATGGAAAATTCTCTAATATCTCAAGTAAAAGAAACGAAAAAAATACGTTCTGTATTTATCATTAAAAATAAACAATATCTTACTCCTCACCTTATCCGTGTCATATTTGAAATTGATGAAAATCAGGCTGAACTGTTAGCCAATGTACGTTCCGGTTCTAATAATAAAATCTTTATTCCGGCTGAAGAGGGAAGCTCTCCTTTAATCAGAACGTATACTAACAGAAAAATAGATCTTGAAAACCGGGAATTAAGTATAGATTTCGTTGCCCATGGTGATAACGGACCTGCTTCTGCCTGGGCATTACAAGCGAATCCCGGTGATTCATTGGAAATAGGAATGAAAGAAAGTACAAGACCTTTAGTTCCCGATGCAGATTTTTATCTACTGGCGGGAGATGCAACAGCATTACCTGTCATTTGTGCTATTGCAGAACAATTTCCTCCGTATGTGTCGGCAAAGATACTATTAGAGGTGGCAGGCAAAGAAGACGAACTTATCCTGTGTTCTGCAGCAGATATTTCAATTGAATGGCTGCACAATCCTCATCCGGAAAAGGGAAGCCGGCTCTCAGAAGCCGTTAAATCTGTTCAGTTTCCACCAGGTGTTTTGAAAGAATATGTTTATATCGCAGCAGAATATACAACAGTACACGAGCTTCGTAATTACTTCAAAACGACCTTGGAATGGGATCCGCATGGTTTATACATTTGCTCATACTGGAAAGCCGTGAAGGCAGAAAACTCATAG
- a CDS encoding helix-turn-helix domain-containing protein — translation MNANDSIKVDELKKPYFVWFEENWVHDDVLHHHQKGQLVYVESGFQYITIEEKIYLLPQNHAVWIPPNAVHKTNSHSEKIKLMIMFAEISTKESFYHEVSVFSVPSVLKEMIKYAEKWSKLMTPDHNENLFLKALFNELPQFVEHSLILHISLPKDKRLTKVIEYLHNHYRKEIKMEDLSDKALLSFRTLERIFKKETGLTLSKYQQMLRIIKSLEYLSSGNLTISETAYEVGYKSVQAYTRSFLSVMHLRPTDFIKTIQ, via the coding sequence ATGAACGCTAACGACAGCATAAAAGTAGATGAACTGAAAAAACCTTATTTCGTATGGTTTGAAGAAAACTGGGTTCATGATGATGTTCTTCATCACCATCAGAAAGGTCAGCTCGTATATGTTGAGAGTGGTTTTCAGTATATTACTATTGAAGAAAAAATCTATCTGCTTCCTCAAAATCATGCTGTATGGATACCTCCCAATGCCGTCCACAAAACAAATTCCCATTCTGAAAAGATCAAACTGATGATTATGTTTGCGGAGATCAGTACCAAAGAATCTTTCTACCATGAAGTGAGTGTATTTTCTGTTCCTTCTGTTTTGAAAGAAATGATAAAATATGCAGAGAAATGGTCTAAACTTATGACTCCGGATCATAATGAGAACCTATTCCTGAAAGCGCTGTTCAATGAACTTCCACAGTTTGTAGAGCATTCCCTGATTCTTCATATCAGCCTTCCTAAAGATAAACGCCTTACTAAAGTCATAGAATATCTGCACAATCATTACCGCAAGGAAATCAAAATGGAAGACCTCAGTGATAAAGCACTTTTATCTTTCCGCACACTTGAACGTATTTTCAAAAAAGAAACAGGTCTTACCCTAAGCAAATACCAACAAATGCTTCGTATCATCAAGAGTCTTGAGTATTTAAGTTCTGGGAATCTTACGATTTCAGAAACAGCTTATGAAGTAGGGTACAAGAGTGTTCAGGCCTACACCAGAAGTTTTCTGTCTGTGATGCATCTCAGGCCAACTGATTTTATTAAAACAATTCAATAG
- a CDS encoding T9SS type A sorting domain-containing protein, whose translation MKKQLLFVLTLVAQASFAQIISKDPAFASNGIYNLQTGTSYLGELTETTNTVFYQSFDANTNQLIISKATSYNGSLDLTFGNNGKTALNYASDALVGFIRHANDKLTLLLKRYDSANSINYLDVVRLLSNGQLDSSFSNGGIKVLANYYQDNFNIKNNLIEQGNKIIVSGIGIDSFGHLDSYTHTFRLNADGTSDNSFGNNGELSVYGIPRIILDHQLNLIFWGHTTIKKYTPDGQPMTGFGNNGEVLFDGVDANVVKIDSGNKMIYAKLGTSNPATIGRVNADGTPDTTFSYNGTLGLEFHDIYEKNGSYYVAGFADFNNAPAYYITKLNQNGSVDSIFGEYVETDSNLLYHSVNAIKAFDNNIIVYGDGPTTEIVKYLLNNTVTLSTREAVKNNPEITFESPVQHDFIYQSKEKVDKIEIYSLDGRLLKTLIENHSDVSELSKGVYLVKAIFENGKFSTKKLIKK comes from the coding sequence ATGAAAAAACAATTATTATTTGTGCTTACTCTCGTAGCACAAGCTTCTTTTGCTCAAATTATTTCCAAAGATCCTGCGTTTGCTTCAAACGGAATTTACAACCTTCAAACGGGAACCTCTTATCTGGGAGAGCTAACCGAAACAACCAATACGGTATTTTATCAGTCCTTTGACGCCAATACTAATCAGTTAATCATCTCAAAAGCGACAAGTTACAATGGTTCTCTTGATTTGACTTTTGGAAATAACGGTAAAACGGCATTGAATTATGCATCAGACGCTCTTGTTGGATTTATAAGACATGCCAATGATAAACTGACGTTACTGTTAAAACGATATGATTCTGCAAATAGTATTAATTATTTAGATGTAGTTCGGTTACTTTCCAACGGGCAATTAGACTCTTCGTTTTCAAATGGCGGAATAAAGGTATTAGCCAATTACTATCAGGATAATTTCAATATAAAAAATAACCTTATAGAACAGGGAAATAAAATCATTGTTTCTGGCATTGGTATAGATTCTTTCGGACACCTTGATTCTTATACTCATACATTCAGATTAAATGCCGACGGCACATCAGATAACAGTTTTGGGAATAATGGTGAACTATCGGTGTATGGGATTCCCCGTATTATTTTGGATCATCAGCTCAATCTTATTTTTTGGGGACACACTACCATAAAAAAATATACTCCTGACGGACAGCCTATGACTGGATTTGGGAACAATGGAGAAGTTTTGTTTGATGGAGTGGATGCTAATGTTGTAAAAATAGATTCGGGTAATAAAATGATATATGCAAAACTTGGAACATCCAACCCTGCTACGATAGGAAGAGTGAATGCTGATGGGACGCCGGATACCACATTCAGTTATAATGGTACACTTGGCCTTGAATTTCACGATATCTATGAGAAAAATGGTTCTTATTATGTTGCAGGTTTTGCAGATTTCAATAATGCTCCCGCTTATTATATCACTAAACTTAATCAAAACGGATCTGTTGATTCTATATTTGGAGAATATGTAGAAACCGATTCTAATTTACTCTATCATTCTGTTAATGCAATAAAGGCTTTTGATAATAATATAATTGTATACGGAGACGGACCTACAACAGAGATTGTTAAATATCTTTTAAATAATACTGTTACATTATCAACGAGAGAAGCTGTAAAAAATAACCCTGAAATTACTTTTGAAAGCCCTGTACAGCATGATTTTATTTATCAATCAAAAGAAAAAGTTGATAAAATAGAGATTTATTCTCTTGATGGAAGACTATTAAAAACTTTAATAGAAAATCATTCTGATGTTTCTGAACTTTCTAAAGGAGTTTATTTGGTAAAAGCTATTTTTGAAAATGGAAAATTTTCTACAAAAAAACTAATTAAGAAGTAA
- a CDS encoding MBL fold metallo-hydrolase codes for MKLQLWRNATLLLNIDGISILVDPMLGEKGSMGKMPMTDSELLNPLVDLPFNKEELNKKLRGIDAVAVTHLHPDHWDATAIELLNKNIPIICSEAISEQIKAQGFTSVVTVNNQLQWNNIEISTTKGQHGTGEIGEKMGIVNGFVFKTGNKSVYIAGDTIWYDEIAQEIAQHQPQHIIVAGGAATFSVGDPIIMTSEDIVKVCRYAPESTIWVTHLEAVSHCKENREFIQKKINENGLGKQCSILEDGEEVELHF; via the coding sequence ATGAAATTACAATTATGGCGCAATGCAACATTGCTATTGAATATTGATGGAATTTCCATCCTCGTAGATCCAATGCTTGGAGAAAAAGGCTCTATGGGAAAAATGCCTATGACAGATAGTGAATTGCTAAACCCTCTCGTAGACCTGCCTTTTAATAAAGAAGAATTAAATAAAAAATTAAGAGGAATAGATGCAGTTGCTGTTACCCATCTTCACCCTGATCATTGGGATGCCACAGCTATCGAACTTCTGAATAAAAATATTCCAATCATCTGTTCAGAAGCTATTTCGGAACAAATTAAAGCACAGGGATTTACAAGTGTTGTTACGGTGAATAATCAGCTTCAATGGAATAATATTGAAATATCTACAACCAAAGGCCAGCATGGAACCGGAGAAATCGGAGAAAAAATGGGAATTGTGAATGGTTTTGTTTTTAAGACAGGAAATAAATCAGTTTACATTGCAGGAGATACTATCTGGTATGATGAAATTGCTCAAGAAATTGCTCAACATCAGCCACAACACATCATTGTTGCAGGAGGAGCTGCTACTTTCTCAGTGGGAGATCCTATAATTATGACGAGCGAAGACATTGTAAAAGTCTGTAGATACGCTCCTGAGTCCACCATTTGGGTAACCCATCTGGAAGCCGTAAGCCACTGTAAAGAAAACCGGGAATTCATCCAGAAAAAGATCAATGAAAATGGATTAGGAAAACAATGCTCTATCCTTGAAGATGGAGAAGAAGTGGAGCTTCATTTTTAG